From a single Sus scrofa isolate TJ Tabasco breed Duroc chromosome 13, Sscrofa11.1, whole genome shotgun sequence genomic region:
- the CHRD gene encoding chordin isoform X1, whose amino-acid sequence MPSLLAPPAPLLLLGLLLLGSRLARGAGPESLALPIRPEKEPLPIRGAAGCSFGGKVYALDETWHPDLGEPFGVMRCVLCACEAQPQWGRRARGAARVSCKNIKPECPTLACGQPRQLPGHCCQTCPPERSGLEKQAPGLAFEYPRDPEHRSYSDRGEPGAEDRARGDGHTDFVALLTGPSSQAAARARVSLLRSNLRFSISYRRLDRPTRIRFSDSTGGILFEHPASPTQDGLVCGVWRAVPRSSLRLLRAEQLHVALVTPTHPSGEVWGPLIRHRALAAETFSAILTLEGPPQQGIGGIALLTLSDTEDSLHFLLLFRGLLESRSGGAAQVPLRLQILHQGKVLRELQANASAQELGFAEVLPNLTAQEMDWLVLGELQMALERASGPGLRISGHIAARQSCDVLQSVLCGADALIPVQTGAAGSASLTLLGNGSLIYQVQVVGTSSEVVAVTLETKPQRRNQHTVLCHMAGFQPGGHTAVGVCPGLGARGAHMLLQNELFLNVATKDFPDGELRGHVAALPYSGHSARHDTLPVPLAGALVLPPVQSQAAGHAWLSLDTHCHLHYEVLLAGLGGSEQGTITAHLLGPPGMPGPRRLLKGFYGPEAQGVVKDLEPELLRHLAQGTASLLITTKGSPQGELRGQVHIANQCEVGGLRLAAAGTEEVQVPGAPDAMVAPAAVLPAVPGPDAPVPAKPGGPGRLRDPNSCFFEGQQRPHGARWAPNYDPLCSLCTCQVGGPGTAYRGLASGAGPWSTPSLSPQRRTVICDPVVCPPPGCPSPVQAPDQCCPVCPEKQDVRDLPGMPRNRDPGEGCYFDGDRSWRAAGTRWHPVVPPFGLIKCAVCTCKGGTGEVHCEKVQCPRLACAQPVRVNPTDCCKQCPVGSGSHPQLGDPMQADGPRGCRFAGQWFPESQSWHPSVPPFGEMSCITCRCGRLWGPSGCGLSCTRQGCPTASGMTVHYHCPAAQGRKAVAAPTAHPSGQLQRPGPFQSWRKMLKAPREPSEGHMTKRTGPGPGEGVVPRTPHAPVGNPVPLAPLFCLFSLPHYLWEPQLHKGEG is encoded by the exons ATGCCGAGCCTCCTGGCCCCGCCGGCCCCGCTGCTGCTCCTCGGGTTGCTGCTGCTCGGCTCCCGGCTGGCCCGCGGCGCCGGCCCCGAGTCCCTTGCGCTGCCCATCCGGCCCGAGAAGGAGCCGCTGCCTATTCGGGGAGCAGCAG GCTGCTCCTTCGGCGGGAAGGTCTATGCCTTGGACGAGACGTGGCACCCGGACCTGGGGGAGCCCTTCGGGGTGATGCGCTGCGTGCTGTGCGCCTGCGAGGCG CAGCCTCAATGGGGTCGTCGCGCGAGGGGCGCGGCGAGAGTCAGCTGCAAGAACATTAAACCTGAGTGCCCAACCCTGGCTTGCGGACAGCCCCGCCAGCTGCCTGGACACTGCTGTCAGACCTGCCCCCCGG AGCGCAGCGGTCTGGAAAAGCAGGCGCCGGGCCTGGCCTTCGAGTATCCGCGGGACCCAGAGCACCGAAGCTACAGCGACCGCGGGGAGCCGGGCGCTGAGGATCGGGCGCGTGGAGACGGCCACACGG ACTTCGTGGCGCTGCTGACGGGGCCAAGTTCGCAAGCCGCGGCCCGGGCCCGAGTGTCGCTGCTGCGCTCTAATCTGAGGTTCTCCATCTCCTACCGGCG GCTGGACCGCCCTACCCGAATCCGCTTCTCAGACTCCACTGGCGGCATCCTGTTTGAACACCCTGCATCCCCTACTCAAGATGGCTTG GTCTGTGGGGTGTGGCGGGCAGTGCCTCGGTCATCTCTGCGGCTCCTTAGGGCAGAACAGCTGCATGTGGCACTCGTGACACCCACTCACCCTTCAGGGGAGGTCTGGGGGCCTCTCATCCGGCACCGGGCCCTGGCTGCAG AGACCTTCAGCGCCATCCTGACCCTGGAAGGCCCCCCACAGCAGGGCATAGGGGGCATTGCCCTACTCACTCTCAGTGACACAGAGGACTCCTTGCATTTTTTGCTGCTCTTCCGTGGGCTGCTGGAATCCAGAAGTGGAG GAGCAGCCCAGGTTCCCTTGCGGCTCCAGATTCTCCACCAGGGGAAGGTATTGAGAGAGCTCCAGGCCAACGCCTCGGCACAG gagCTGGGCTTTGCTGAAGTGCTGCCCAACCTGACAGCCCAGGAGATGGACTGGCTGGTGCTGGGGGAGCTGCAGATGGCCCTGGAGAGGGCAAGTGGGCCAGGGCTGCGCATCAGTGGACACATTGCTGCCAGGCAGAGCTGTGATG TCCTGCAAAGTGTCCTTTGTGGGGCCGATGCCCTAATCCCAGTTCAGACGGGTGCAGCCGGCTCAGCCAGCCTTACACTGCTAGGAAACGGCTCCCTTATCTACCAA gtACAGGTAGTTGGCACGAGCAGTGAGGTGGTGGCCGTGACGCTGGAGACCAAGCCTCAGCGGAGGAACCAGCACACTGTCCTGTGCCACATGGCTGGATTCCAGCCGGGAGGACACACA gctgTGGGTgtctgccctgggctgggtgcCCGGGGGGCTCATATGCTGCTGCAGAATGAGCTGTTCCTAAACGTGGCCACCAAGGACTTCCCAGATGGAGAGCTGCGGGGGCACGTGGCTGCCCTGCCCTACAGTGGGCACAGCGCCCGCCACGACA CACTACCCGTGCCCCTGGCAGGAGCCCTGGTGTTGCCCCCGGTGCAGAGCCAGGCAGCCGGGCACGCCTGGCTCTCCCTGGATACCCACTGTCACCTACACTACGAAGTGCTGCTGGCTGGGCTTGGTGGCTCAGAACAGGGCACCATCACTGCCCACCTCCTCGGGCCCCCTGGGATGCCAGGGCCCCGGCGGTTGCTGAAGGGATTCTATGGCCCAGAG GCCCAGGGTGTGGTGAAGGATCTGGAGCCTGAGCTGTTGCGGCACCTGGCACAGGGCACTGCTTCCCTGCTGATCACCACCAAGGGGAGCCCCCAAGGGGAGCTGCGAGGGCAG GTGCACATCGCCAACCAGTGCGAGGTGGGCGGCCTGCGCTTGGCCGCAGCAGGAACTGAGGAGGTGCAAGTACCTGGGGCTCCGGATGCCATGGTGGCCCCTGCGGCCGTGCTGCCTGCTGTGCCAGGCCCGGATGCCCCAGTGCCAGCCAAACCTGGTGGCCCTGGGCGGCTCCGAGACCCCAACTCCTGCTTCTTTGAGGGGCAGCAGCGCCCCCATGGGGCTCGCTGGGCTCCTAACTATGACCCGCTCTGCTCGCTCTGCACCTGCCAGGTAGGAGGCCCCGGAACGGCATACCGGGGCCTGGCTTCTGGGGCAGGACCCTGGTcaacccccagcctctccccgcAGAGACGCACAGTGATTTGTGACCCTGTGGTATGCCCACCACCCGGCTGCCCCAGCCCGGTGCAGGCACCGGACCAGTGCTGCCCTGTGTGCCCCG AGAAACAAGATGTTAGAGACCTGCCGGGGATGCCGAGGAACAGGGACCCTGGAGAGG GCTGCTATTTTGATGGTGATCGGAGCTGGCGGGCAGCGGGCACCCGGTGGCACCCTGTCGTACCCCCATTTGGCTTAATTAAGTGTGCTGTCTGCACTTGCAAG GGGGGCACTGGAGAGGTGCACTGTGAGAAGGTGCAGTGTCCCCGGCTGGCCTGTGCCCAGCCTGTCCGTGTCAACCCCACTGACTGCTGCAAACAGTGTCCAG TAGGGTCAGGGTCCCACCCCCAACTGGGGGACCCCATGCAGGCTGATGGCCCCCGGGGCTGCCGTTTTGCAGGGCAGTGGTTCCCAGAGAGCCAGAGCTGGCACCCCTCGGTGCCCCCCTTTGGGGAGATGAGCTGCATCACCTGCAGATGTGGG CGGCTCTGGGGACCCTCAGGATGTGGTCTGTCCTGCACCAGGCAGGGGTGCCCCACTGCGAGCGGGATGACTGTTCACTACCACTGTCCTGCGGCCCAGGGAAGGAAAGCCGTTGCTGCTCCCACTGCACACCCCAGCGGC CAGCTGCAGAGACCAGGACCGTTCCAGAGCTGGAGAAAGATGCTGAAGGCTCCTAGGGAGCCGTCGGAAGGCCACATGACCAAGAGGACGGGGCCTGGGCCGGGGGAAGGAGTGGTGCCGAGGACCCCGCATGCTCCTGTGGGAAACCCAGTGCCTTTGGCCCCTCttttctgcctcttctccctcccccactacCTCTGGGAACCACAACTCCACAAGGGGGAGGGGTAG
- the CHRD gene encoding chordin isoform X4: protein MPSLLAPPAPLLLLGLLLLGSRLARGAGPESLALPIRPEKEPLPIRGAAGCSFGGKVYALDETWHPDLGEPFGVMRCVLCACEAQPQWGRRARGAARVSCKNIKPECPTLACGQPRQLPGHCCQTCPPERSGLEKQAPGLAFEYPRDPEHRSYSDRGEPGAEDRARGDGHTDFVALLTGPSSQAAARARVSLLRSNLRFSISYRRLDRPTRIRFSDSTGGILFEHPASPTQDGLVCGVWRAVPRSSLRLLRAEQLHVALVTPTHPSGEVWGPLIRHRALAAETFSAILTLEGPPQQGIGGIALLTLSDTEDSLHFLLLFRGLLESRSGGAAQVPLRLQILHQGKVLRELQANASAQELGFAEVLPNLTAQEMDWLVLGELQMALERASGPGLRISGHIAARQSCDVLQSVLCGADALIPVQTGAAGSASLTLLGNGSLIYQVQVVGTSSEVVAVTLETKPQRRNQHTVLCHMAGFQPGGHTAVGVCPGLGARGAHMLLQNELFLNVATKDFPDGELRGHVAALPYSGHSARHDTLPVPLAGALVLPPVQSQAAGHAWLSLDTHCHLHYEVLLAGLGGSEQGTITAHLLGPPGMPGPRRLLKGFYGPEAQGVVKDLEPELLRHLAQGTASLLITTKGSPQGELRGQVHIANQCEVGGLRLAAAGTEEVQVPGAPDAMVAPAAVLPAVPGPDAPVPAKPGGPGRLRDPNSCFFEGQQRPHGARWAPNYDPLCSLCTCQVGGPGTAYRGLASGAGPWSTPSLSPQRRTVICDPVVCPPPGCPSPVQAPDQCCPVCPEKQDVRDLPGMPRNRDPGEGCYFDGDRSWRAAGTRWHPVVPPFGLIKCAVCTCKGGTGEVHCEKVQCPRLACAQPVRVNPTDCCKQCPVGSGSHPQLGDPMQADGPRGCRFAGQWFPESQSWHPSVPPFGEMSCITCRCGGCPTASGMTVHYHCPAAQGRKAVAAPTAHPSGQLQRPGPFQSWRKMLKAPREPSEGHMTKRTGPGPGEGVVPRTPHAPVGNPVPLAPLFCLFSLPHYLWEPQLHKGEG, encoded by the exons ATGCCGAGCCTCCTGGCCCCGCCGGCCCCGCTGCTGCTCCTCGGGTTGCTGCTGCTCGGCTCCCGGCTGGCCCGCGGCGCCGGCCCCGAGTCCCTTGCGCTGCCCATCCGGCCCGAGAAGGAGCCGCTGCCTATTCGGGGAGCAGCAG GCTGCTCCTTCGGCGGGAAGGTCTATGCCTTGGACGAGACGTGGCACCCGGACCTGGGGGAGCCCTTCGGGGTGATGCGCTGCGTGCTGTGCGCCTGCGAGGCG CAGCCTCAATGGGGTCGTCGCGCGAGGGGCGCGGCGAGAGTCAGCTGCAAGAACATTAAACCTGAGTGCCCAACCCTGGCTTGCGGACAGCCCCGCCAGCTGCCTGGACACTGCTGTCAGACCTGCCCCCCGG AGCGCAGCGGTCTGGAAAAGCAGGCGCCGGGCCTGGCCTTCGAGTATCCGCGGGACCCAGAGCACCGAAGCTACAGCGACCGCGGGGAGCCGGGCGCTGAGGATCGGGCGCGTGGAGACGGCCACACGG ACTTCGTGGCGCTGCTGACGGGGCCAAGTTCGCAAGCCGCGGCCCGGGCCCGAGTGTCGCTGCTGCGCTCTAATCTGAGGTTCTCCATCTCCTACCGGCG GCTGGACCGCCCTACCCGAATCCGCTTCTCAGACTCCACTGGCGGCATCCTGTTTGAACACCCTGCATCCCCTACTCAAGATGGCTTG GTCTGTGGGGTGTGGCGGGCAGTGCCTCGGTCATCTCTGCGGCTCCTTAGGGCAGAACAGCTGCATGTGGCACTCGTGACACCCACTCACCCTTCAGGGGAGGTCTGGGGGCCTCTCATCCGGCACCGGGCCCTGGCTGCAG AGACCTTCAGCGCCATCCTGACCCTGGAAGGCCCCCCACAGCAGGGCATAGGGGGCATTGCCCTACTCACTCTCAGTGACACAGAGGACTCCTTGCATTTTTTGCTGCTCTTCCGTGGGCTGCTGGAATCCAGAAGTGGAG GAGCAGCCCAGGTTCCCTTGCGGCTCCAGATTCTCCACCAGGGGAAGGTATTGAGAGAGCTCCAGGCCAACGCCTCGGCACAG gagCTGGGCTTTGCTGAAGTGCTGCCCAACCTGACAGCCCAGGAGATGGACTGGCTGGTGCTGGGGGAGCTGCAGATGGCCCTGGAGAGGGCAAGTGGGCCAGGGCTGCGCATCAGTGGACACATTGCTGCCAGGCAGAGCTGTGATG TCCTGCAAAGTGTCCTTTGTGGGGCCGATGCCCTAATCCCAGTTCAGACGGGTGCAGCCGGCTCAGCCAGCCTTACACTGCTAGGAAACGGCTCCCTTATCTACCAA gtACAGGTAGTTGGCACGAGCAGTGAGGTGGTGGCCGTGACGCTGGAGACCAAGCCTCAGCGGAGGAACCAGCACACTGTCCTGTGCCACATGGCTGGATTCCAGCCGGGAGGACACACA gctgTGGGTgtctgccctgggctgggtgcCCGGGGGGCTCATATGCTGCTGCAGAATGAGCTGTTCCTAAACGTGGCCACCAAGGACTTCCCAGATGGAGAGCTGCGGGGGCACGTGGCTGCCCTGCCCTACAGTGGGCACAGCGCCCGCCACGACA CACTACCCGTGCCCCTGGCAGGAGCCCTGGTGTTGCCCCCGGTGCAGAGCCAGGCAGCCGGGCACGCCTGGCTCTCCCTGGATACCCACTGTCACCTACACTACGAAGTGCTGCTGGCTGGGCTTGGTGGCTCAGAACAGGGCACCATCACTGCCCACCTCCTCGGGCCCCCTGGGATGCCAGGGCCCCGGCGGTTGCTGAAGGGATTCTATGGCCCAGAG GCCCAGGGTGTGGTGAAGGATCTGGAGCCTGAGCTGTTGCGGCACCTGGCACAGGGCACTGCTTCCCTGCTGATCACCACCAAGGGGAGCCCCCAAGGGGAGCTGCGAGGGCAG GTGCACATCGCCAACCAGTGCGAGGTGGGCGGCCTGCGCTTGGCCGCAGCAGGAACTGAGGAGGTGCAAGTACCTGGGGCTCCGGATGCCATGGTGGCCCCTGCGGCCGTGCTGCCTGCTGTGCCAGGCCCGGATGCCCCAGTGCCAGCCAAACCTGGTGGCCCTGGGCGGCTCCGAGACCCCAACTCCTGCTTCTTTGAGGGGCAGCAGCGCCCCCATGGGGCTCGCTGGGCTCCTAACTATGACCCGCTCTGCTCGCTCTGCACCTGCCAGGTAGGAGGCCCCGGAACGGCATACCGGGGCCTGGCTTCTGGGGCAGGACCCTGGTcaacccccagcctctccccgcAGAGACGCACAGTGATTTGTGACCCTGTGGTATGCCCACCACCCGGCTGCCCCAGCCCGGTGCAGGCACCGGACCAGTGCTGCCCTGTGTGCCCCG AGAAACAAGATGTTAGAGACCTGCCGGGGATGCCGAGGAACAGGGACCCTGGAGAGG GCTGCTATTTTGATGGTGATCGGAGCTGGCGGGCAGCGGGCACCCGGTGGCACCCTGTCGTACCCCCATTTGGCTTAATTAAGTGTGCTGTCTGCACTTGCAAG GGGGGCACTGGAGAGGTGCACTGTGAGAAGGTGCAGTGTCCCCGGCTGGCCTGTGCCCAGCCTGTCCGTGTCAACCCCACTGACTGCTGCAAACAGTGTCCAG TAGGGTCAGGGTCCCACCCCCAACTGGGGGACCCCATGCAGGCTGATGGCCCCCGGGGCTGCCGTTTTGCAGGGCAGTGGTTCCCAGAGAGCCAGAGCTGGCACCCCTCGGTGCCCCCCTTTGGGGAGATGAGCTGCATCACCTGCAGATGTGGG GGGTGCCCCACTGCGAGCGGGATGACTGTTCACTACCACTGTCCTGCGGCCCAGGGAAGGAAAGCCGTTGCTGCTCCCACTGCACACCCCAGCGGC CAGCTGCAGAGACCAGGACCGTTCCAGAGCTGGAGAAAGATGCTGAAGGCTCCTAGGGAGCCGTCGGAAGGCCACATGACCAAGAGGACGGGGCCTGGGCCGGGGGAAGGAGTGGTGCCGAGGACCCCGCATGCTCCTGTGGGAAACCCAGTGCCTTTGGCCCCTCttttctgcctcttctccctcccccactacCTCTGGGAACCACAACTCCACAAGGGGGAGGGGTAG
- the CHRD gene encoding chordin isoform X5 codes for MPSLLAPPAPLLLLGLLLLGSRLARGAGPESLALPIRPEKEPLPIRGAAGCSFGGKVYALDETWHPDLGEPFGVMRCVLCACEAQPQWGRRARGAARVSCKNIKPECPTLACGQPRQLPGHCCQTCPPERSGLEKQAPGLAFEYPRDPEHRSYSDRGEPGAEDRARGDGHTDFVALLTGPSSQAAARARVSLLRSNLRFSISYRRLDRPTRIRFSDSTGGILFEHPASPTQDGLVCGVWRAVPRSSLRLLRAEQLHVALVTPTHPSGEVWGPLIRHRALAAETFSAILTLEGPPQQGIGGIALLTLSDTEDSLHFLLLFRGLLESRSGGAAQVPLRLQILHQGKVLRELQANASAQELGFAEVLPNLTAQEMDWLVLGELQMALERASGPGLRISGHIAARQSCDVLQSVLCGADALIPVQTGAAGSASLTLLGNGSLIYQVQVVGTSSEVVAVTLETKPQRRNQHTVLCHMAGFQPGGHTAVGVCPGLGARGAHMLLQNELFLNVATKDFPDGELRGHVAALPYSGHSARHDTLPVPLAGALVLPPVQSQAAGHAWLSLDTHCHLHYEVLLAGLGGSEQGTITAHLLGPPGMPGPRRLLKGFYGPEAQGVVKDLEPELLRHLAQGTASLLITTKGSPQGELRGQVHIANQCEVGGLRLAAAGTEEVQVPGAPDAMVAPAAVLPAVPGPDAPVPAKPGGPGRLRDPNSCFFEGQQRPHGARWAPNYDPLCSLCTCQVGGPGTAYRGLASGAGPWSTPSLSPQRRTVICDPVVCPPPGCPSPVQAPDQCCPVCPEKQDVRDLPGMPRNRDPGEGCYFDGDRSWRAAGTRWHPVVPPFGLIKCAVCTCKGGTGEVHCEKVQCPRLACAQPVRVNPTDCCKQCPVGSGSHPQLGDPMQADGPRGCRFAGQWFPESQSWHPSVPPFGEMSCITCRCGGCPTASGMTVHYHCPAAQGRKAVAAPTAHPSGLQRPGPFQSWRKMLKAPREPSEGHMTKRTGPGPGEGVVPRTPHAPVGNPVPLAPLFCLFSLPHYLWEPQLHKGEG; via the exons ATGCCGAGCCTCCTGGCCCCGCCGGCCCCGCTGCTGCTCCTCGGGTTGCTGCTGCTCGGCTCCCGGCTGGCCCGCGGCGCCGGCCCCGAGTCCCTTGCGCTGCCCATCCGGCCCGAGAAGGAGCCGCTGCCTATTCGGGGAGCAGCAG GCTGCTCCTTCGGCGGGAAGGTCTATGCCTTGGACGAGACGTGGCACCCGGACCTGGGGGAGCCCTTCGGGGTGATGCGCTGCGTGCTGTGCGCCTGCGAGGCG CAGCCTCAATGGGGTCGTCGCGCGAGGGGCGCGGCGAGAGTCAGCTGCAAGAACATTAAACCTGAGTGCCCAACCCTGGCTTGCGGACAGCCCCGCCAGCTGCCTGGACACTGCTGTCAGACCTGCCCCCCGG AGCGCAGCGGTCTGGAAAAGCAGGCGCCGGGCCTGGCCTTCGAGTATCCGCGGGACCCAGAGCACCGAAGCTACAGCGACCGCGGGGAGCCGGGCGCTGAGGATCGGGCGCGTGGAGACGGCCACACGG ACTTCGTGGCGCTGCTGACGGGGCCAAGTTCGCAAGCCGCGGCCCGGGCCCGAGTGTCGCTGCTGCGCTCTAATCTGAGGTTCTCCATCTCCTACCGGCG GCTGGACCGCCCTACCCGAATCCGCTTCTCAGACTCCACTGGCGGCATCCTGTTTGAACACCCTGCATCCCCTACTCAAGATGGCTTG GTCTGTGGGGTGTGGCGGGCAGTGCCTCGGTCATCTCTGCGGCTCCTTAGGGCAGAACAGCTGCATGTGGCACTCGTGACACCCACTCACCCTTCAGGGGAGGTCTGGGGGCCTCTCATCCGGCACCGGGCCCTGGCTGCAG AGACCTTCAGCGCCATCCTGACCCTGGAAGGCCCCCCACAGCAGGGCATAGGGGGCATTGCCCTACTCACTCTCAGTGACACAGAGGACTCCTTGCATTTTTTGCTGCTCTTCCGTGGGCTGCTGGAATCCAGAAGTGGAG GAGCAGCCCAGGTTCCCTTGCGGCTCCAGATTCTCCACCAGGGGAAGGTATTGAGAGAGCTCCAGGCCAACGCCTCGGCACAG gagCTGGGCTTTGCTGAAGTGCTGCCCAACCTGACAGCCCAGGAGATGGACTGGCTGGTGCTGGGGGAGCTGCAGATGGCCCTGGAGAGGGCAAGTGGGCCAGGGCTGCGCATCAGTGGACACATTGCTGCCAGGCAGAGCTGTGATG TCCTGCAAAGTGTCCTTTGTGGGGCCGATGCCCTAATCCCAGTTCAGACGGGTGCAGCCGGCTCAGCCAGCCTTACACTGCTAGGAAACGGCTCCCTTATCTACCAA gtACAGGTAGTTGGCACGAGCAGTGAGGTGGTGGCCGTGACGCTGGAGACCAAGCCTCAGCGGAGGAACCAGCACACTGTCCTGTGCCACATGGCTGGATTCCAGCCGGGAGGACACACA gctgTGGGTgtctgccctgggctgggtgcCCGGGGGGCTCATATGCTGCTGCAGAATGAGCTGTTCCTAAACGTGGCCACCAAGGACTTCCCAGATGGAGAGCTGCGGGGGCACGTGGCTGCCCTGCCCTACAGTGGGCACAGCGCCCGCCACGACA CACTACCCGTGCCCCTGGCAGGAGCCCTGGTGTTGCCCCCGGTGCAGAGCCAGGCAGCCGGGCACGCCTGGCTCTCCCTGGATACCCACTGTCACCTACACTACGAAGTGCTGCTGGCTGGGCTTGGTGGCTCAGAACAGGGCACCATCACTGCCCACCTCCTCGGGCCCCCTGGGATGCCAGGGCCCCGGCGGTTGCTGAAGGGATTCTATGGCCCAGAG GCCCAGGGTGTGGTGAAGGATCTGGAGCCTGAGCTGTTGCGGCACCTGGCACAGGGCACTGCTTCCCTGCTGATCACCACCAAGGGGAGCCCCCAAGGGGAGCTGCGAGGGCAG GTGCACATCGCCAACCAGTGCGAGGTGGGCGGCCTGCGCTTGGCCGCAGCAGGAACTGAGGAGGTGCAAGTACCTGGGGCTCCGGATGCCATGGTGGCCCCTGCGGCCGTGCTGCCTGCTGTGCCAGGCCCGGATGCCCCAGTGCCAGCCAAACCTGGTGGCCCTGGGCGGCTCCGAGACCCCAACTCCTGCTTCTTTGAGGGGCAGCAGCGCCCCCATGGGGCTCGCTGGGCTCCTAACTATGACCCGCTCTGCTCGCTCTGCACCTGCCAGGTAGGAGGCCCCGGAACGGCATACCGGGGCCTGGCTTCTGGGGCAGGACCCTGGTcaacccccagcctctccccgcAGAGACGCACAGTGATTTGTGACCCTGTGGTATGCCCACCACCCGGCTGCCCCAGCCCGGTGCAGGCACCGGACCAGTGCTGCCCTGTGTGCCCCG AGAAACAAGATGTTAGAGACCTGCCGGGGATGCCGAGGAACAGGGACCCTGGAGAGG GCTGCTATTTTGATGGTGATCGGAGCTGGCGGGCAGCGGGCACCCGGTGGCACCCTGTCGTACCCCCATTTGGCTTAATTAAGTGTGCTGTCTGCACTTGCAAG GGGGGCACTGGAGAGGTGCACTGTGAGAAGGTGCAGTGTCCCCGGCTGGCCTGTGCCCAGCCTGTCCGTGTCAACCCCACTGACTGCTGCAAACAGTGTCCAG TAGGGTCAGGGTCCCACCCCCAACTGGGGGACCCCATGCAGGCTGATGGCCCCCGGGGCTGCCGTTTTGCAGGGCAGTGGTTCCCAGAGAGCCAGAGCTGGCACCCCTCGGTGCCCCCCTTTGGGGAGATGAGCTGCATCACCTGCAGATGTGGG GGGTGCCCCACTGCGAGCGGGATGACTGTTCACTACCACTGTCCTGCGGCCCAGGGAAGGAAAGCCGTTGCTGCTCCCACTGCACACCCCAGCGGC CTGCAGAGACCAGGACCGTTCCAGAGCTGGAGAAAGATGCTGAAGGCTCCTAGGGAGCCGTCGGAAGGCCACATGACCAAGAGGACGGGGCCTGGGCCGGGGGAAGGAGTGGTGCCGAGGACCCCGCATGCTCCTGTGGGAAACCCAGTGCCTTTGGCCCCTCttttctgcctcttctccctcccccactacCTCTGGGAACCACAACTCCACAAGGGGGAGGGGTAG